The genomic DNA TATTCATTACATAAATGACATACATGTGTATCAATATCAGTCATGATTGCATAGGGTTAAACCAACCCTTAATATGAATGACATCAAGTAATAAATATCAGTCTTGGCTACAGATGCTTTATAAAAcccttatacatgttatatgcacAAATGTATTATGTCATGTTTTTGAGAAGAAAAaccttttgaataattttaccTGAGGGTACATGCATTGgcatgtataaaaaagaagatgtggtatgattgccaatgagacaactatccacaaaagaccaaaatgacaaaaaccttaacaactataggtcacctaacggccttcaacaatgagcaaagcctaaagtgtatagtcagctataaatggcccagataagacaatgaaaaacaaatatatgtaacacataaacaaatgacaaccactgaattacaagatcctgacttgggacaggcacatacataaataatgtggcggggttaaacattttagtgggatcccaacccttcccctaacctggtacagtggtataacagtacaacatatacAGTGatataaacaaactataaaaatcagttgaaaaaggcttaactcatcagataaaCAAGAGCTCTAGATCTGCTTGAGGGATTATATTGGTTGAGGGTTGATACGGTGTGTGATATCATATacactttattatatacatataccaCAAGTAGATGTTTTTTATGTGACATGACATCATACAGATTAGGAGGTTTGaaatgacgtcatacagattatAGGTttgacatgacgtcatacagattagGGTTTTGATAAAGCTTTGCAACAGTGACTGCAATCGataacatgacgtcatacagattaaAGGTGTGATTTGATAAAGCTTTGCAACAGTGACTGCAATCGataacatgacgtcatacagattaaAGGTGTGATAAAGCTTTTGCAACTGTGCTGATATCGATATCCTGGCTGATACAGCACGCTTGCCATTCATTGTATTACACATGCATacaatttatctgtatttactactaagtatataataaatCTATTATTTGAGTAccaactactgtaaattcagaaattattgcgaggtttttattattgcgaataatgcgacagagttgtaaacgcaataattaaaactcgcattttgtaatattttaactgaataaaGCATGACTTTTCCCCAAAtcgttaaaattaaaatcgcatttaagttgaaattgacaaaatcgcaataataaatgcacgcgatcatttctgaatttacagtatatcattttatatttatatattttacagtgtCAAACAGCTCCAACAGACAGCTCAATTGCCACCATTGATTCTATTGGACAATCTCATACTAGAGAAAATGTGCAAGATACATCAGCCAAGAgtattgataaaacatttagaaTGGAATATCACCAGACGACGGTGAAGACAAGATGGCCAATTATTAACATTGAAACACAAGCGCAATTACATTTAACACAGATTATTATGATGTGCCATATACTTAGAAAAAGAACAcaaataacaaatcaaaaagTTTATGATAATTGTTGTACATATcttcataatcatgataaagttagtttagaatatttttatgcAAAATTTTGTTCTCTTTGTGTTCAGCATTTTCATGATATGCCACAGTTGAGTAAAGGCGTGtgtaatataaatgaattagataatttaaaatcagataaatattttgaaatatataatcaaatgaaaaagcggaaaaataacatgaagaaaaaagttaaaagacaAGTTACTAATAAAGGGAAAGATAATACAAAGGAAAATATTCATATCAAAAAGAAAGAGATAAAATCCAACACTACAGAAGTAACAACAGATAGCAGTttacatgtttcaaaaagaGGCTTGAATGATACTGACAATTCGACAATTCCTGGTATGGCAGACTGGGAGGCTATTTTACAGATGGAATAGTAAGTGATCTATTGCTATAACTTAGGAATGAatgtaaaatcaacaaaattaaactgttagCTATTGCTCACTTACATGACTAACAGGTAACACCctgtattaaatttttgtaagcAGTAATGATCAGTTAATGAGgtataaatgaaatgaattgtATTGCAAAATGCATCAAATTTTTCATctgacagaccaacagacacaCAAGTAGTCAAGTGTTTATCATCATGATCGtgtttataataatacaatCTCTTGTTTTAAGATGTGCTAATGCgtcgtaaagcaaccaacaatcaatcaatcaatcttgtTTTAAGACATTACAACAGAAGAATGTAATCTGGATGCaacaatattgttttaacaGTGAGAAAGTACAATATGAGTCAAACTTTAAAGGAATTGAGGTTGTTATGGTTTGCAGCAATGcagtaaaacaaagaaaaagtagatatgatttttaaatactaaatttAACATTCATATTACAGCTCTAAAGACCCCCAGTGGGCCCTGGTATGTGTGGTATTTCTTGTTACCTTAGTATTAGTAGGTGTATGGTACTGTGGGATGTGTAAGAATACACACACAGAATACATAGATCCAGTAGTTACACATAATCTCAAACCAGAGTTTGTTAAAGGTATTTTATCATtcacatctattttttttttttttatgtatgtaaTACTTTAAGTTTTGTGCAGCTGTAGcccttttctagatttatatacattttggaTGCTTAAAGCTAGAAATTTAAAAACCATGGCAAGAATTTTAATTACTTGAATACTTCATGAGCTTAAGTTCAAAAGGGACAAAAAAGTAATAGCAAAATCCATATACGGTCAAGTCAACCTTGCCTCTAAGGAAGTTGGAACCATGTTTGTATTTTCCTcctttaaaatcataaatcaatAATTGGTGTCTTTATTAGGACATTTTGTAATGAGGATGCATGAT from Mytilus trossulus isolate FHL-02 chromosome 8, PNRI_Mtr1.1.1.hap1, whole genome shotgun sequence includes the following:
- the LOC134728193 gene encoding uncharacterized protein LOC134728193, which produces MFLTFLPIYANYLILIWYIYSPFCQTAPTDSSIATIDSIGQSHTRENVQDTSAKSIDKTFRMEYHQTTVKTRWPIINIETQAQLHLTQIIMMCHILRKRTQITNQKVYDNCCTYLHNHDKVSLEYFYAKFCSLCVQHFHDMPQLSKGVCNINELDNLKSDKYFEIYNQMKKRKNNMKKKVKRQVTNKGKDNTKENIHIKKKEIKSNTTEVTTDSSLHVSKRGLNDTDNSTIPGMADWEAILQMEYSKDPQWALVCVVFLVTLVLVGVWYCGMCKNTHTEYIDPVVTHNLKPEFVKDVVLRKARFLAWFKYLKSRRKHVRQKSESEAEALLSSNNSSEEDLFDQTDMSAF